One segment of Drosophila ananassae strain 14024-0371.13 chromosome 3R, ASM1763931v2, whole genome shotgun sequence DNA contains the following:
- the LOC6497325 gene encoding uncharacterized protein LOC6497325: MPINRERLILRGLLRISIYLLLGYLLYLKINQKQKNQESEEVENVISYGDEFSVNTSGCQIHSMKPFVDSAISFMVPFGPFFCPELQLMRAETIEGRNYMVRSLSDSGYFRTLLLKGRHLFCMYREFIRDDDFCNTYISLKFLRLKNDFKRVEVGSGEQNIRIWCWVDFGRLIFHDVLFFVPPPKPESESPPVHSKLSVMIMGVDSISHMHYLRYLHQVADFIERLPHTEFWGYNRVGHNTYPNLVPLLSGNTSDDLEDKCYRYYTNYDHCHFLWDDFKAAGYETVFAEDTDMYALFVYLKGGFKKQPTDYYFRSLLREAEVNSLYRTELDFRCTGGRLYEQQYYEFIYKLLPHMRQRPFFSFLWKMQGIHDHFNFARLVDSDFLNMFRKIQEQGIMDHTLILFMSDHGIRFEGFAKTYLGQREMSQPLLIAIYPEWMVERYPLAMKNLQNNARSLITTFDLHETLKDILHLDLITDENIKNRTQHLPETQKGISLFLPIPDLRNCNIAGIPRHYCLCEELTSIPIEKMSVQLAARFAVAKINELIQPYPQCKQLRLKDVTDAYGVTKDDILQILVRFRTKPGDGCFDATILEKNLKLSGGRNLTLGGPVTRTDRYDHQSFCVKNFQIEMYCYCL; encoded by the coding sequence ATGCCTATCAATCGAGAAAGGCTAATCCTTAGAGGATTGCTGCGAATATCTATTTACCTACTTCTCGGCTATCTTTTGTATTTGAAAATCAATCAAAAGCAAAAGAATCAAGAAAGTGAAGAGGTCGAAAATGTTATAAGCTATGGAGATGAATTTTCTGTCAATACATCAGGATGCCAAATACATTCTATGAAACCCTTTGTGGACTCTGCTATCAGCTTTATGGTACCGTTTGGGCCATTTTTCTGCCCCGAACTGCAGCTAATGAGGGCCGAGACTATAGAAGGAAGAAATTATATGGTACGCTCACTTTCAGACTCCGGGTACTTTCGAACCCTTCTTTTAAAGGGTAGGCATCTGTTCTGCATGTACCGTGAATTTATCCGGGATGACGATTTTTGCAACACATATATCTCATTAAAGTTTTTAAGACTAAAGAACGATTTCAAGCGTGTTGAGGTAGGATCTGGTGAACAGAACATACGGATCTGGTGCTGGGTGGACTTTGGCAGGCTCATATTCCACGACGTTCTTTTCTTCGTGCCACCTCCCAAACCCGAATCAGAATCCCCGCCAGTCCACAGTAAACTGTCAGTCATGATCATGGGTGTCGACTCCATATCCCACATGCACTACCTTCGCTACCTACACCAAGTGGCCGACTTTATTGAGCGCTTGCCCCACACCGAGTTCTGGGGCTACAATCGTGTCGGACATAACACCTATCCCAACCTGGTACCTCTATTGAGTGGTAATACATCCGACGATCTTGAGGATAAATGCTATAGGTATTATACTAACTATGACCATTGTCATTTTTTGTGGGATGACTTCAAAGCTGCGGGTTACGAAACAGTTTTTGCGGAGGACACCGACATGTATGCATTATTCGTTTACCTAAAGGGGGGCTTCAAGAAGCAACCCACTGATTACTACTTTCGGTCTTTGCTGCGGGAGGCCGAAGTAAATAGTTTATATCGAACAGAATTGGACTTCAGATGCACTGGCGGTCGACTTTATGAGCAGCAGTACTATGAGTTCATTTATAAACTCCTGCCACACATGCGACAACGACCCTTCTTCTCATTCTTGTGGAAGATGCAGGGGATTCACGACCATTTCAACTTTGCCAGGTTGGTGGACAGCGACTTCCTGAATATGTTTCGAAAGATACAAGAGCAAGGCATCATGGATCACACACTGATCTTGTTTATGAGCGATCATGGCATTAGATTTGAAGGCTTTGCGAAAACATATTTGGGACAACGCGAGATGTCGCAGCCCCTCCTCATTGCAATTTATCCGGAATGGATGGTGGAGAGGTATCCCCTGGCCATGAAGAATCTTCAAAATAATGCTCGAAGTTTAATAACTACATTTGACCTACATGAGACCCTCAAAGACATACTCCACCTGGATCTAATCACCGATGAAAATATTAAGAACCGAACACAGCATTTGCCAGAGacccaaaaaggaatcagtcTCTTTTTACCGATTCCCGATCTCAGGAATTGCAACATCGCCGGAATACCACGGCACTACTGCCTTTGCGAAGAACTCACCAGTATACCCATTGAAAAGATGTCCGTCCAGCTAGCTGCCCGGTTCGCAGTGGCCAAAATCAATGAACTGATCCAACCGTATCCCCAGTGTAAACAGTTGCGATTGAAGGACGTCACCGACGCCTACGGAGTGACAAAAGACGATATTTTACAGATTCTAGTCCGCTTCAGGACGAAACCTGGGGATGGATGCTTCGATGCCACAATTCTTGAAAAGAATCTGAAACTATCCGGAGGAAGGAATCTAACCCTGGGCGGTCCTGTCACAAGAACCGATAGATATGATCACCAATCGTTTTGCGTTAAGAACTTTCAGATTGAAATGTATTGTTATTGTCTGTAA
- the LOC6498214 gene encoding farnesol dehydrogenase: MERWHNKLAVVTGASGGIGAACARAMVGAGLRVVGLARREAKLKELRESLPAHLKENFIPRRCDVSKEDQVISSFDWIERELEGPDVLLNNAGITRETELVAPGNTQKLREVLDTNVMGVIWCTREAFQNMKRRGNEGHVLIINSIAGHQVLNFIDVLPSFNIYPATKFAITAITETYRQEFQLHAKNIRVTGICPGAVNTNIFPEEIHFYVKDMARLEPANIADAVLYAIQTPPHVQIHEITIKPMGEMF; this comes from the exons ATGGAGCGATGGCACAACAAGCTTGCCGTGGTCACCGGAGCCAGCGGGGGCATTGGAGCCGCCTGTGCCCGGGCCATGGTAGGAGCAGGACTGCGAGTTGTGGGATTAGCACGTCGGGAAGCAAAACTAAAGGAACTTAGAGAAAGTCTACCGGCGCATTTGAAGGAGAATTTCATACCCCGTCGATGTGATGTCTCCAAGGAGGACCAGGTGATCAGCTCGTTCGACTGGATCGAACGGGAATTGGAGGGTCCTGACGTTTTGTTAAATAACGCAGGCATTACCCGCGAGACGGAACTTGTAGCACCGGGAAACACCCAAAAGTTGCGGGAAGTCCTCGACACCAATGTAATGGGTGTCATTTGGTGCACCCGTGAAGCCTTTCAAAACATGAAGCGGAGGGGCAACGAGGGCCACGTTTTGATCATAAACAGTATAGCTGGACATCAGGTCCTCAATTTTATAGACGTTCTGCCCTCGTTTAACATCTACCCGGCCACCAAGTTCGCCATCACAGCCATCACTGAGACGTATCGTCAGGAATTTCAGCTTCATGCGAAAAATATCCGAGTGACTGGAATATGTCCTGGAGCAGTCAACACAAACATCTTCCCGGAGGAGATACACTTTTACGTCAAGGACATGGCTAGGCTAGAGCCAGCCAATATAGCTGATGCAGTCCTTTATGCCATCCAAACTCCTCCTCATGTTCAG ATCCACGAGATTACTATTAAACCAATGGGTGAAATGTTTTAA